In the genome of Candidatus Hydrogenedentota bacterium, the window GATTTGTAACACTTTAGCGGAGTGAAGTTGGCTTGATTTCTCGACGACACAAACCAGCGCCACAACGGAAGTGCGGACCAATGGGAGCGCGGGCGGCCCGCCCGCATCGCGCCGAAGGCGCGAATCGGATACACGGCTGTGATCCGGGTCCAGTCGTCTCCCCGCTCAAAGGCGCCGATACTGCAAACACGCCATGCACCTCCGGTGCATTGCAGGCGGGGACGCCTGCGCTCCCAGCCTGGCGCGCTCTCGTCGTAGTATCTCGGCATGACAAGAATGAATTGGGGCTGCTTCGTATGGCTAACGTGCTACCCTGATTTGAAAGAATGGATTGCCGCGTGACTTTCCAGTAAACTTGCCAAAACAACAACAAAATGACGGACAGTAGTACGAATAAAAAACCGATATTCAGTACATGAATCCGGCCTTTTCCCGGGCCCACAGCCAGGCATCCAAGCAACAAGAGAGCTGATTGGGCGGACCTATGATCACTGGGTGCAGTTCTGATAGTACCGCGCCCAGACAATGGGGAAGTGAGAATAGTCTCGATTTCTTGCACTTCTCCGGAAACCCGCTATGATACGGGCTTTCAGCCCTGGCCAAAATCGCTGTCACTCTTCCTGGGCCTGCGGCCCAGGCTGATATGATCGGGCGCCTTCGGCGCTGGTAACACTTTAGCGGAATGACGTTAGCTTGATTTCTCGACGACACAAATCCGCGCCGCAACGGAGGTGCGGACCAATGGGAGCGCGGGCGGCCCGCCCGCATCGCGCCGCAGGCGCGAATCGGATAAGCGGCGCCAGTCCGGGTCCAATCGTCTCTCCGATGAGACGTTCCGATACTGCAGACACGCCATGCACCTCCGGTGCATTGCAGGCGGGGCCGCCTGCGCTCCCAGCCTTGCGCACTCTCGTCGTAATATCGCGGCATGACAAAAAAGATCTGGCGCTATTTCGTACGGCCAAAGTGTTACCGGCGCTGAAGAAACGATATTCAGGGCCGAAGGCCTGTTTCAAACCAGCCTGGGCTATCGGCCCAGGCAAAGGGATCCAATAAGCGATGAGGGCTGAAGGCCCGCTTCATAGCGCGCGAAATTCATCGGTAATATCAGAACTGTACCCTTATCATTCCAGACCTGCCGCGTCTTCGAACCCGGTCAATAGTCTCTCTTATTCGTGTGAATTTGTGTTCATTCGTGGTTGAAAATCTTCTGTACATAAAGCGGTTAAGCTGTTACAGAATTGCTGGTAGTGTTAATGTTAAACCATTGGAGTATTGAATGAATCTCGCGGCATTGCGGCAAGTGGACAACAGGCATTTATGGCATCCCTACACCGACGCGGTCACCTTCGAGCAGGAGCCCTACACCTGCATTGAACGGGCCGAGGGCGTGTATCTCTATACGGCGGACGGGCGCAAACTCTATGACGGCATCGCGTCGTGGTGGGCGGTGAGCTTCGGCCACAGCCACCCGAAGATCATCTCGGCGGTGCGGGAGCAGGCGGGCGTCCTGCAGCACTGCATTCTCGGCAACATGTCCCATCCGAAGGCGGTGGAGCTCGCGCAACGGCTCGCCTACATAACCCCCGGCGATCTGAACTACAGCTATTTCGCCTGCGACGGATCGAGCGCCACCGAGGCCGCGCTGAAGATGGCGGTGCAGTACTGGGCCTTCAACGGCAGGCCGGAAAAGACCCAGTTTGTCGGGCTGGAGGAGGGCTACCACGGCGACACGCTCGGGGCCATCGGCGCGGGGTATGTGTCGTGGTTTCACGAGCCCTACGCCGCCCTGGTGAAGCCCGCCCTGCGGGCGCCCTCGCCCTTCGCCCCGTGCAACAGTGGCGAACCCGAAGAGGAGGCCGCCGCGGATCGGGCGTTCGACGAGATGGAGCGCATCGTCCGCGAGAATCAGGATACCATCGCCGCCGTGATCGTGGAGCCGTTGTGCCAGGGCGCGGCGGGCATCCACATCTATCCGAAGTCCTATCTCCAACGGCTCCGCGTGTTGTGCGATGCGTGCGACGTCCTGTTGATCGCCGACGAGATCGCCGTGGGCTTCGCGCGGACCGGATCCATGTTCGCGTGCGAGGAGGCCGGAATTGTCCCGGATATCATGTGCCTGGGCAAGGCGTTGACGGCCGGCTACCTTCCGATGAGCGTGGCGGTGGCGTCGGACCGGGTTTTCGGGGCCTTCCGCCGGCCCGACGCGGCGGCGCGCATCTTCTTCGACGGGCACACGTATTGCGGCAATCCAATCACCTCGGCCGCCGCGCTGGCGACGCTGGACCTCATGGAAGAGCTCGGCGTGCCGGCGTCCTGCGCACCCCGCTACGCGCAGCTGGCGGAGGGCATGCGCCGGATCGGGGCCCTGCCGGGCGTCCGCTTTCAGAAGAGCCTCGGCCTGATCGGGATGTGTGAAATGGCCGCTGCTCCCCTGGCGCGCCGGGCCAGTCTCAAGGCGAACGAGCTGGGGCTCTTCATCCGCCCGCTGGGCGCCTCGCTTTATCTCTGGCCGCCGCTCACCAGCACGGAAGCGGAGCTGGGCGCGATGATCGAACTGCTGGAACAGGCCATACGCGCCGCGTAGCCGATACGGGGCGCCAGCGCTCCGAATCGTGCTATCCTAGAGCCTGCCCCATTTTCGCCGATTTGTTCAAGTGGCCCGGGGCTGGGTTCGGACCGACCTGGCCGGGCGGCGCACGCGGGTGGTTTTTCGGCCACTTTTGGGCGGGGTGCGGCGCATTTGTTGTTGCATAGACAGATCAATCCCTTGAGGGTTATGCACATGTTCGGAATTTGTCCGTTCAGGCGGCCAGGGCGAGGCCGTCCGGGCGCCGGGGGAGGCGCGCCAGGACCCAGAGGTTGTGCGCGAGGATGGCCCAGGCGCAGAGGCGCTCTTTGTTGGCGTGTCCCCATTTGCGGGCGGGGCTGCCTGTGAAGTTGCGCGTGAGGATGGCTATGCGCCCTTCGGTTTGGGCGCGCCGTGTCTGGTGTTCGCGGAAGTCGTCCTCGTTGAGGCGCTCCCCGAGCGCTTGCGGGTCCCTGGGACAGATGTAGTTGGCTGTATTGGCGTATTCCAGCGCCGCCCCGTTGGCCTTGCTGTCAAAGCCGCGGTCGGCCGTGAATTTGCCCAGGGCGATCCCGCAGTCCTTTTCCATGCGCTCGAGGTGCTCGGGGACCATCTTGCTGTCGGCGGGGGCTTGCTCCTTGTACAGGCGCCAGTCGACGATGAGCCCGTCCGCCTGTTCGGCAAGGAACAGGGTGTTGCCGAATTCGACCTCGGAGCCGGTCTTGCCGCGGACAATAACGTGCATGTCGGGCTCGTAGAGGCTCAGGGTCTTGTCCTTGTTGGCTACGCGCCGCTCTCCGATGATCCGCTCGTGGGCCTGGTGAACGATGGCGTCCACCTGGCCGAGAACAGCCGTGAACTTATCCTCGAGCATCCGCAGCGTTATCAGGCCAAGGCCCCGGGAAGCGCCCTGTTTGCGGAGCTTTTCAAGGTGCCCCTGCGCCAGGCCCTCCACCGTGCGCATCAGTTTCTTCATCCGACGGAAAACGCGCTTTCTCACCTTCCGGGAATCCTTCGCCCGGCGGGCGTGGGTCATTTCGATGCACAGCTTGTTCATGGCGCGCAGATAGGCCTTGGGCTTCTGGGGCATGCGGTTGCGGATGCCGCGCTTGCGCACCTGCTCGATCGCCAGCACCAGCGTACGCGTCGCGTCACGCAGCAGAAGCCAGTCCACCGGATGGTGCACCCGGGCCTTGAAGGCCGTGCAGTCGGCATAAACCGCGCCCAGCTCCACCGGCTTTTTCAGGGCCAGGCCGGACGACTCGGGCGCGCCGGACGACTCGGGCGCGCCGGCCGCAAGGGCCGCCACGCCGTTGAGGTGGCAGATCAGCCGCCGGACGGTGTCGGCGGGAACCAGTTTCTCATAGCGCTCCAGCGTGGAGGACGAGGGCGACTCAATTACGTCGACTTTTATCAGCCCGCAAAACTTTTGATACAAGTAATTCGTGCCCAATTCGCGGGCCGCCCTGCCATACGGCAGCTGGAACAGCATCCGCAACAACGTGCACCGGAGGGCGCGGACGAGACGGCCAACCTTCCTGGGCGTATTGCGCCGGGCCTCGGGAAACTTGAGTACGTACTCCGTCTCAAGGCCGCTCTGGTGCAGCAGTTCGTCCACGCGGTCGAGCAGCGCACGAAGCTCCCTCACATCCTTGTTGCCCGCGACGGGGGGAAGCAGTGGAAAAAGTTCCTTCTGAAACGGTAGCATGTGCGCGTGTCCTTGATTGGGGTCAAAAGCCACCATGGCTCTTGTGTGCAACCCAATTATAGGGCACATTTTTTGTTATTTATAGAAAAATATTTTCGCTATAACGGCGCCACTACAGACTAACTATTGAAGCTGACAGAAGAGATGGTGATGGTGGGGCAGGCTCTATCCTATGGGCCGCCCCAACGCATTTATCTCGCATCAGGAGTTTATACATCATATGAGCCGCACCGATTCCCCGTTCGGCGCGATCCGCCACGACTGGACGGACGCCGAGTTGCTTTCGATTCACAATCTCCCGCTTACCGAGCTGGTCTTCCAGGCCCAGGC includes:
- the bioA gene encoding adenosylmethionine--8-amino-7-oxononanoate transaminase, producing the protein MNLAALRQVDNRHLWHPYTDAVTFEQEPYTCIERAEGVYLYTADGRKLYDGIASWWAVSFGHSHPKIISAVREQAGVLQHCILGNMSHPKAVELAQRLAYITPGDLNYSYFACDGSSATEAALKMAVQYWAFNGRPEKTQFVGLEEGYHGDTLGAIGAGYVSWFHEPYAALVKPALRAPSPFAPCNSGEPEEEAAADRAFDEMERIVRENQDTIAAVIVEPLCQGAAGIHIYPKSYLQRLRVLCDACDVLLIADEIAVGFARTGSMFACEEAGIVPDIMCLGKALTAGYLPMSVAVASDRVFGAFRRPDAAARIFFDGHTYCGNPITSAAALATLDLMEELGVPASCAPRYAQLAEGMRRIGALPGVRFQKSLGLIGMCEMAAAPLARRASLKANELGLFIRPLGASLYLWPPLTSTEAELGAMIELLEQAIRAA